TGTGGGGAAGATGCTGTTTTACAGCACATGGTACAGCAGATGTATGAAGAATATTTTCAGGATGAGGCTTATGCCGCCCCCATTTTGGACCATTATATCATGATCTTTTTTGGACTGTTGCTCCGCCGCCACCATCAGGATATCTTATTTTTTGAAAATGCTCGTATGGAAAAAGAAGTACCTGTTTCCGAGATTCTCTCTTTTATTTCGGAACATTTACAGGATATCAGCTTGGACATGCTGGCGGAACACCTTCATTACAACAAGAATTATTTAAGCACTTTCATCCAAAAAACCATGGGGCAGAAGTTCCAGGATATTGTAAAGGAACAGCGGTTTTTATTCGCCGCTAAAATGATTGTGCAGGGGGATTTACCTTTAAAAGAAATCAAGGATTTAATCGGTTACCACAATTTTAGCCATTTTTATGAGAATTTTAAGGAACTATTTGGCATGACGCCGGCGGAATATCGGAAAGTCCACCATCCTGAGACGGGCAGCATTAATTTGCCAGTGGGAACTGAATTTTGGGGACTACGGGAGTGAAAACAATCCTATAGGGGACAATGGTTGGATTGATTACCCCAATTTCATATCAATTCATCTACTTATTGCACTTATTTTTTGTTTTTAGTAAAATGATTTTTGTCAAATAGACCACATTGTGGTCAAGTAAAAAAAGAGAGGGCAAAAATCTATGAAAAGAAAAAGTAAGACAACAGGACGTAAAATGGTTGCGGTTCTCACCAGCGCGGCATTGCTCGCGTCGGTTGGGGCAACCACAGTAACTGCCTTGGAAAGCACAGCAGTGCAAAAAGGCAGCATTATCCACGAGTTTAAAAACCCGGAAGAAAACTCGAAACCAATGGTTCGGTATTGGCTACCGGACGCTGCCGCTGACCCGGAAATTGTAGCGGACGAAATCACTTCCATGTATGAAGCGGGTTACCGTGGCGTGGAAATCGCGATGGTTCCCCGTTACTCGGTATTTGACCCATCCGAATATGGGTTTGGCACCGAAGCTTGGAGGAACCTGTTAAAAACAATCTTTAAAACAGCAAAGAGTTTTCCAACCGAGTTCCGTGTGGATTTAACCAGTACCCCAATGTGGCCAGTCTCCTCCAATATGATTGACCCAAATGATGATGGGGCAAGTAAGGAATTGGCACACTCTTACACAAAAATCATCCAGTCTGGTATAACAGACCTGCCAATGCCAGAAACCCGTGTGCTGGATTCCATGAGATGTCCATTTGTGTTTACGGATGACTTTTTGGCGGCAACCGTTGCACAGGTGGAAAGTGTAGATGCAGATGGGAACTTTGTGCTAAAAGAGGATAGCATGAAGGACGTTTCGGACGCTGTTGTGCAATTGGAGAAAACAACCCCAGCAGGTGTGCCGGATATGAACGATGCTTATATGCAGCAGATTTATGACGGTGTTACCATGGATCTGGAAGGGGGAAGAAGCACCGAGGAACAAAAAAATCAGCCGGTTACCAATGAGAATATCGAATATGTATTTGGCGACCGTGACCGTATGGCGGACACCCAGAACTATTATTCCATTGACACTTCTAAATTGGGGATTGATCTTTCCCAAATCAATCAGGGCGGCCAAGTACAGGCAGGAGACTGGTTATTGTTTGGCTTCTACACCAGAGGCAGTGGCTATGCCTTGGGCACAGATTCTAAGGTTGTTTCTGGCGGGGCAGTTATTTACCCAATTAACGCTTGCCAGGAAAATGTACCATATGTAGTGGACCATTTCAGTGATACTGGCGCCAATGTCACCAAAGAGCTGTGGGACAAATACATCCTTTGTGACGAGGAGCTTGCCCAGCTAATCCGGGAAGCGGATTGCTCTATTTTTGAGGATTCGATTGAGATTTTGAGCGCAAGCCCATTCTGGTCTACCAAATACCAGGAGTATTTTAAACAGGACGCTGGCTATGACCTAACCCGATATCTACCATACATCACCAGCGCAAAAACATGCAGCACAGATAAAGTTTCTGGCTATGACCCAACCAAATTTTATGGTACCAACAGCAGCCGCTATATTGAGGATTACTTTACTGTATTAAGCAACATGTACCAGAATTTGTTTGTAGGTAGCATGTTGGATTGGTGCCATAATGATCTGGATGCTCTGTACCGAACCCAGGCATATATTACCAAAGGAATTTCGGTAGACACTGGTGCGGTTTCACTGGATTTGGACATTACGGAAGGGGAATCCTTGGCATGGAAAACCAACTACGATAAATTCCGTATTTTATCCGGTGCTACCCATATCGCGGGCAAAAAATATGTGACCGATGAAGTTTTGGCAACTTCCAGGGGGACTTCTATCAAAGATAACTATCCATATGGGGCAAGCTATGCGATTTCCTGGGATAAAGCAGTGGAAAAATTAAACGATAACTGGGTATTAGGCGTCAATTTAATGATGATGCACGGTGCGGCTTATGCAGAAGCCCATACCTTTACTTCGGATGGCACCGACCGTCTGGATACCCAATGGCCAGGATGGCATCCATTTGGCGCCAACGCGGCAGATCCATGGACGAACCGCCAGCCTTATTTTGAGGATGTCAATGTGATGACCCAGTACATGGCAGCTTCCCAGGCTATCCTGCAAAATGGTTTGCCAAAAATGGATGTATTGCTGTATGCTCCAAAAACCATTGATTCAGGAGATGATGGCAGCACCTGTGAAATTTACGACCAATCCGTTTTAGTGGATGCTTTGGATCAAGGCTATACCTATGATATTGTAGGGGAAGCGGGAATCCTCCATGAAAATGCGGTTGTAGAAAACAAGACATTGGTAGCAAACGGTCCAGAATATAAAGCAATGGTAGTATACAACACAGATACCATTGGTGCAGAAGCAGCGCAACAGATGCTCAACTTTGCGAAACAGGGCTTGCCAATCATCTTTGTAGGTGGAACCCCTGCAAGGGTATCCGGCGTTTCTGCTGACAGTATCAATAGCGGTGCGGTAGTTGATGGCGATAAGATTGACAGCGACGCAGAAGTCCAAGCAATTATGGCGGAAATCACGAGCTTTGATAACGTTGCGGTGATTCAGGATGTACCAGGTGTATTGACCCAGTTAGAACAGTTTGGAATCTCCTCCAGAGTATCCTATCCATCTACCCAGGATTTGCGCAGCTACTGCCGTTATGATGAAACAGACGGAACCTATTACTATTATTTCTACAATGGTTCTAGGGACCAAAAATCCATTTCAGTGCCAGTTACCATGACAGGGGAAGGCGCCCCATACAAATTGGACGCTTGGACAGGAGAAATTTCTCCAATTGCATGGTACAACCAATCCGGAAACCAGACTACAACCCAGTTGGATTTGGAATACAACGAATCTGCTATTATAGCGATTTCCAAAAATGAAGCGGAATTTGGCGCGGCTCCAAAAGTACATGTCACCAATACCACAGCGGATAACGCAGTAGTAGAAGGAAATGACATTGTAGCCCGCAGCGAAGCGAAAGGCGCAGTGACAGCGGAACTCTCCAACGGAAGCAATATCTCCTGCGAATTAAACCCGATGGAAGAAATGACATTGAAAAACTGGGATATTGCAGTGGAAAGCTGGGGCCCAAGTGCAGATCCAAACGCACCGGCAACCCAATCGGATAAAACAACGGTGAACTTTGCCAATACTGGCTTGACAAGCTGGAAAAACCTGCCGGCAACAGCGGAACAATTGGCTACACTGGGCGTAGAATCCATGTCCTATGTATCTGGCATTGGACATTATAGCACCAGCTTCCAGATTGATTCTCTGGAAGAAGGGCAGGGGGCTTACCTGAATTTTGAACATGGTAACGACGAAGTAACCGAAATCATTGTAAACGGCCATGACTTGGGCGGAATCAACCAGAGTAAAAATATTGTGGATATTGGCCAATATCTGAAAGAAGGGGAAAACACCATTTCCATTAAATTGGCAACCCCATTGAATAACAGGATTCAGGTAGAAAACCCAGTATTCCAGGAACGTTACGAACAAGGCTATGTGCAGGATTACGGTTTAACCGCAGTATCCTTAGTACCATATGATGAAGCAGTGATTTACACCGCAACCGAAAATGGTGGAACCAATGGTGGAAACGGAACCAGCAGCGAAGGGAATGTGCAAACTGGTGATGCTTCCACAATAGGCATTCTGGCGGCACTCGGCGCAGCAGGCGTAACCGCTTATATCATTCGCAGAAAACGGAACCATAATTCCTAGTTTTTACAAAATCGTTCTATTTCCTCTCTGTTTCCCCTCTAACTGGTTTAGAGGGGAAACAAAAACTCTTTCATCCTATAATAACCCCGGGGTAGAAAATCACTTCTATCCTGGGGTTTTTAAGGTTTTTGTTTTGAATTTGTACGGAGAATATGGTAAGATAATGATAAAAGAATTGTGAAATAAGGAAGAAGGGAATCGGATGGAATACTGTTCACTGGGCACGATGTGCCAAAAGGAATTATTGCTGAAAAAGCGATGGCTGTATGAAAAAAATCCAACTAGGGAGGCGGCAGATGAACTGAGGGAGTTGTATCAACAGTACGGCTATGAGTTTTTGAACCCCGCAGCCCCTTTTGTGAACCATTCTTTGGAGGAGCATTTTATCACACCGGAAAACCAGTATTTTTATGGGCATCAGCATGTTGTTATTATGCGCCATCTTTGCTATTCCCCCATGAACTGGCATGGGCATGAATTTTTTGAGTTAACCTACGTATGGCGGGGGGATTGTATTCATTCGATCAATGGGGAAGAACACTATCTACAACAGGGGGATTGTTGTATTTTACCACCCTATTTGATGCACGCCCTTTACACCGAGAATGAAACCAGTGTTATTGTGAAT
This is a stretch of genomic DNA from Clostridium facile. It encodes these proteins:
- a CDS encoding glycosyl hydrolase, which gives rise to MKRKSKTTGRKMVAVLTSAALLASVGATTVTALESTAVQKGSIIHEFKNPEENSKPMVRYWLPDAAADPEIVADEITSMYEAGYRGVEIAMVPRYSVFDPSEYGFGTEAWRNLLKTIFKTAKSFPTEFRVDLTSTPMWPVSSNMIDPNDDGASKELAHSYTKIIQSGITDLPMPETRVLDSMRCPFVFTDDFLAATVAQVESVDADGNFVLKEDSMKDVSDAVVQLEKTTPAGVPDMNDAYMQQIYDGVTMDLEGGRSTEEQKNQPVTNENIEYVFGDRDRMADTQNYYSIDTSKLGIDLSQINQGGQVQAGDWLLFGFYTRGSGYALGTDSKVVSGGAVIYPINACQENVPYVVDHFSDTGANVTKELWDKYILCDEELAQLIREADCSIFEDSIEILSASPFWSTKYQEYFKQDAGYDLTRYLPYITSAKTCSTDKVSGYDPTKFYGTNSSRYIEDYFTVLSNMYQNLFVGSMLDWCHNDLDALYRTQAYITKGISVDTGAVSLDLDITEGESLAWKTNYDKFRILSGATHIAGKKYVTDEVLATSRGTSIKDNYPYGASYAISWDKAVEKLNDNWVLGVNLMMMHGAAYAEAHTFTSDGTDRLDTQWPGWHPFGANAADPWTNRQPYFEDVNVMTQYMAASQAILQNGLPKMDVLLYAPKTIDSGDDGSTCEIYDQSVLVDALDQGYTYDIVGEAGILHENAVVENKTLVANGPEYKAMVVYNTDTIGAEAAQQMLNFAKQGLPIIFVGGTPARVSGVSADSINSGAVVDGDKIDSDAEVQAIMAEITSFDNVAVIQDVPGVLTQLEQFGISSRVSYPSTQDLRSYCRYDETDGTYYYYFYNGSRDQKSISVPVTMTGEGAPYKLDAWTGEISPIAWYNQSGNQTTTQLDLEYNESAIIAISKNEAEFGAAPKVHVTNTTADNAVVEGNDIVARSEAKGAVTAELSNGSNISCELNPMEEMTLKNWDIAVESWGPSADPNAPATQSDKTTVNFANTGLTSWKNLPATAEQLATLGVESMSYVSGIGHYSTSFQIDSLEEGQGAYLNFEHGNDEVTEIIVNGHDLGGINQSKNIVDIGQYLKEGENTISIKLATPLNNRIQVENPVFQERYEQGYVQDYGLTAVSLVPYDEAVIYTATENGGTNGGNGTSSEGNVQTGDASTIGILAALGAAGVTAYIIRRKRNHNS